A part of Periplaneta americana isolate PAMFEO1 chromosome 17, P.americana_PAMFEO1_priV1, whole genome shotgun sequence genomic DNA contains:
- the LOC138692808 gene encoding zinc finger protein 235-like isoform X3, with protein sequence MDDLKMEPDSDPLAIQTSDNADTEERKLSSEEGNLLDFHFTEIKTESIEQRYDVKSEMTYEEAAVSVDFPIVKNEAEENSCELDEVSDEGKPEVTGEENEVLTESVAVSHSSGVAKFWENIPEEADGKKYDCDICGISFLDLARLKSHYLVHKCNKQFNCDVCGKCFSESGDFEKHSCVHSSEKRFSCDVCGKFFSKSSYLRKHSHVHTKERPFSCDVCRKSFSKSSYLKKHSQVHTNERPFSCDVCRKSFSRLAHLERHSRLHSGEKPFSCDVCGKCFARSDHFKAHTMVHTGEKPFSCDVCGKSYSQLANLGRHSLEHTGAKPFSCNVCGNCFSCSDYLKRHSRVHTNEKPFSCDVCGKSFSRFAHLESHSRIHTGAKPFCCDVCGKCFAQSSSLKIHSVLHTGEKPFTCDVCGKCFAYSKSLDIHSCLHSGVKSFTCDVCGKSFSRFVSLSLHSRVHTSE encoded by the exons ATGGATGACTTGAAGATGGAACCTGATTCCGACCCACTTGCTATACAAACAAGTGATAACGCAGATACAGAAGAGAGGAAGCTTTCATCTGAG GAAGGAAATTTATTAGACTTTCATTTcactgaaataaaaacagaaagtaTAGAGCAGAGATATGATGTAAAATCAGAGATGACATATGAGGAAGCTGCAGTGTCAGTAGACTTTCCCATCGTGAAGAATGAAGCTGAG GAAAATTCATGTGAATTGGATGAAGTGAGTGATGAGGGCAAACCGGAAGTAACAGGAGAAGAGAATGAAGTCTTGACTGAAAG TGTTGCAGTTAGCCATAGTAGTGGAGTTGCAAAATTCTGGGAAAATATTCCAGAAGAGGCCGACGGCAAGAAATACGATTGTGACATTTGCGGAATATCTTTTCTCGACCTCGCAAGACTCAAAAGCCATTACCTCGTACACAAATGTAACAAGCAATTCAATTGCGATGTGTGCGGAAAGTGTTTTTCCGAATCGGGAGATTTCGAAAAGCATTCATGCGTTCACTCGAGCGAGAAGCGATTCAGTTGTGATGTGTGTGGGAAGTTCTTTTCTAAATCCTCTTATCTCAGGAAGCATTCACACGTGCACACAAAGGAGAggccattcagttgtgatgtgtGTCGGAAGAGTTTTTCTAAGTCCTCTTATCTCAAGAAGCATTCACAGGTGCATACAAATGAGAggccattcagttgtgatgtgtGTCGGAAGAGTTTTTCGCGGTTGGCACATCTCGAGAGACATTCACGCTTGCACTCAGGCGAGAaaccattcagttgtgacgtgtgTGGGAAATGTTTTGCAAGGTCTGACCATTTTAAAGCGCATACAATGGTGCAcactggcgagaagccattcagttgtgacgtgtgTGGAAAAAGTTATTCGCAATTGGCAAATCTTGGCAGGCATTCACTCGAGCACACAGGCGCGAAACCATTCAGTTGTAACGTTTGTGGAAACTGCTTTTCATGCTCCGACTATCTCAAACGGCATTCACGCGTGCACACAAACGAGAAGCCATTtagttgtgatgtgtgtggaaagagTTTTTCGCGATTCGCACATCTCGAGAGTCACTCACGAATCCATACAGGCGCGAAACCATTCTGTTGTGACGTTTGTGGGAAATGTTTTGCACAATCTTCCAGTCTTAAAATACATTCAGTGTTGCACACTGGCGAGAAGCCATTTACTTGTGACGTTTGCGGAAAGTGTTTTGCTTATTCGAAATCTCTCGATATCCATTCATGCCTACACTCAGGCGTGAAATCATTCACTTGTGACGTCTGTGGAAAGAGTTTCTCGCGCTTCGTAAGTTTGAGTTTGCATTCACGCGTACACACTAGTGAGTAG
- the LOC138692808 gene encoding zinc finger protein ZFP2-like isoform X2, with amino-acid sequence MDDLKMEPDSDPLAIQTSDNADTEERKLSSEEGNLLDFHFTEIKTESIEQRYDVKSEMTYEEAAVSVDFPIVKNEAEEGNLLDFHFTEIKTESIEHTYDVKSEMTYEEAAVSIDFPIVKNEAEENSCELDEVSDEGKPEVTGEENEVLTESVAVSHSSGVAKFWENIPEEADGKKYDCDICGISFLDLARLKSHYLVHKCNKQFNCDVCGKCFSESGDFEKHSCVHSSEKRFSCDVCGKFFSKSSYLRKHSHVHTKERPFSCDVCRKSFSKSSYLKKHSQVHTNERPFSCDVCRKSFSRLAHLERHSRLHSGEKPFSCDVCGKCFARSDHFKAHTMVHTGEKPFSCDVCGKSYSQLANLGRHSLEHTGAKPFSCNVCGNCFSCSDYLKRHSRVHTNEKPFSCDVCGKSFSRFAHLESHSRIHTGAKPFCCDVCGKCFAQSSSLKIHSVLHTGEKPFTCDVCGKCFAYSKSLDIHSCLHSGVKSFTCDVCGKSFSRFVSLSLHSRVHTSE; translated from the exons ATGGATGACTTGAAGATGGAACCTGATTCCGACCCACTTGCTATACAAACAAGTGATAACGCAGATACAGAAGAGAGGAAGCTTTCATCTGAG GAAGGAAATTTATTAGACTTTCATTTcactgaaataaaaacagaaagtaTAGAGCAGAGATATGATGTAAAATCAGAGATGACATATGAGGAAGCTGCAGTGTCAGTAGACTTTCCCATCGTGAAGAATGAAGCTGAG GAAGGAAATTTATTAGACTTTCATTTcactgaaataaaaacagaaagtaTAGAGCACACATATGATGTAAAATCAGAGATGACATATGAGGAAGCTGCAGTGTCAATAGACTTTCCCATCGTGAAGAATGAAGCTGAG GAAAATTCATGTGAATTGGATGAAGTGAGTGATGAGGGCAAACCGGAAGTAACAGGAGAAGAGAATGAAGTCTTGACTGAAAG TGTTGCAGTTAGCCATAGTAGTGGAGTTGCAAAATTCTGGGAAAATATTCCAGAAGAGGCCGACGGCAAGAAATACGATTGTGACATTTGCGGAATATCTTTTCTCGACCTCGCAAGACTCAAAAGCCATTACCTCGTACACAAATGTAACAAGCAATTCAATTGCGATGTGTGCGGAAAGTGTTTTTCCGAATCGGGAGATTTCGAAAAGCATTCATGCGTTCACTCGAGCGAGAAGCGATTCAGTTGTGATGTGTGTGGGAAGTTCTTTTCTAAATCCTCTTATCTCAGGAAGCATTCACACGTGCACACAAAGGAGAggccattcagttgtgatgtgtGTCGGAAGAGTTTTTCTAAGTCCTCTTATCTCAAGAAGCATTCACAGGTGCATACAAATGAGAggccattcagttgtgatgtgtGTCGGAAGAGTTTTTCGCGGTTGGCACATCTCGAGAGACATTCACGCTTGCACTCAGGCGAGAaaccattcagttgtgacgtgtgTGGGAAATGTTTTGCAAGGTCTGACCATTTTAAAGCGCATACAATGGTGCAcactggcgagaagccattcagttgtgacgtgtgTGGAAAAAGTTATTCGCAATTGGCAAATCTTGGCAGGCATTCACTCGAGCACACAGGCGCGAAACCATTCAGTTGTAACGTTTGTGGAAACTGCTTTTCATGCTCCGACTATCTCAAACGGCATTCACGCGTGCACACAAACGAGAAGCCATTtagttgtgatgtgtgtggaaagagTTTTTCGCGATTCGCACATCTCGAGAGTCACTCACGAATCCATACAGGCGCGAAACCATTCTGTTGTGACGTTTGTGGGAAATGTTTTGCACAATCTTCCAGTCTTAAAATACATTCAGTGTTGCACACTGGCGAGAAGCCATTTACTTGTGACGTTTGCGGAAAGTGTTTTGCTTATTCGAAATCTCTCGATATCCATTCATGCCTACACTCAGGCGTGAAATCATTCACTTGTGACGTCTGTGGAAAGAGTTTCTCGCGCTTCGTAAGTTTGAGTTTGCATTCACGCGTACACACTAGTGAGTAG
- the LOC138692808 gene encoding uncharacterized protein isoform X4, translating to MDDLKMEPDSDPLAIQTSDNADTEERKLSSEEGNLLDFHFTEIKTESIEQRYDVKSEMTYEEAAVSVDFPIVKNEAEEGNLLDFHFTEIKTESIEHTYDVKSEMTYEEAAVSIDFPIVKNEAEENSCELDEVSDEGKPEVTGEENEVLTES from the exons ATGGATGACTTGAAGATGGAACCTGATTCCGACCCACTTGCTATACAAACAAGTGATAACGCAGATACAGAAGAGAGGAAGCTTTCATCTGAG GAAGGAAATTTATTAGACTTTCATTTcactgaaataaaaacagaaagtaTAGAGCAGAGATATGATGTAAAATCAGAGATGACATATGAGGAAGCTGCAGTGTCAGTAGACTTTCCCATCGTGAAGAATGAAGCTGAG GAAGGAAATTTATTAGACTTTCATTTcactgaaataaaaacagaaagtaTAGAGCACACATATGATGTAAAATCAGAGATGACATATGAGGAAGCTGCAGTGTCAATAGACTTTCCCATCGTGAAGAATGAAGCTGAG GAAAATTCATGTGAATTGGATGAAGTGAGTGATGAGGGCAAACCGGAAGTAACAGGAGAAGAGAATGAAGTCTTGACTGAAAG TTAG